In one window of Clavelina lepadiformis chromosome 4, kaClaLepa1.1, whole genome shotgun sequence DNA:
- the LOC143452739 gene encoding nck-associated protein 1-like isoform X1 encodes MRSASRSMMARVVPGQQKLAEKLIILNNRAIGMLTRIYNIKKACSDARSKPSFLTEKALESGIKFIVRKFPQVDIRNNQNQLAGVNNAKNEILKGLSIYYHTFVDVMEFRDHFMEFIATVDSLSIFLDITVNYDLTSNFLELVVRYVSLMILVSRIDDRKAIIGLYDHAHDMIHGKMEKDFARMGQMILDYEHPLKKLVDDFAAHSRSLQSAVSSLLHVYPQRNMGAEEWRSNSLFNIVATPAQMLNPAQTDKMQCEYVNMESLERWIYFGYLFCHSSFVSSQEVTTGLWRPVLQANFCLTVFRDEVIMIHRSAEEIFSSIKGYNKKVSEIKECRDISAQQAGRAHREKRKYLRLSLKEFVAILADQPGLLGPKTLFVFMALCYSRDEVMWLSRHATNFIKKVNPEDFVDRHLGELLFYMEELRQLIRRYDEVVQRYYVQFMYGYDSVVLNEAVQNLSVCPEDESIIMTSVVNTMTSLSIKQVEQKELFDFRAMRLDWFRLQAYTSVSKAALNIRDNIQLARLMNSIAFHCRVVDELDEMILETSDLSILCFYPTFFSTAFKRCIELPAQSRFSISFPLACGHFITAVGDFCPEERAHIRDRALNYVNQFLEEMAKEARNLVFNIATEQSHLADELLPKNAGANIKQGQAKKGKAKKGAKTNLQESKKPGEESKRKDRLFVTRMDKYHLALAEICGAINYRPSFVVWEHTFSPKEYLTAHLENRFARTLVSMTFNKETNEIAKPSELLSKLKAHMSVLQTIENYVHLDVTRIFNSVLLQQSQMMDSHGETTITTLYTQWYLEVMLRQVSAGSIVFSEMRRHFVKLSNSHDSSASNQPQVNPEEYSNLQELRALAQIIGPYGMKFLNESLIWHIASQITELKKLVTQNMETLVALRTNFDKPDQMSLLYRRLEGVENVLLRMTIIGVILSFRDVAQEALNNVLQHRIPFLLASVDDFKDHILSDTDIKVTLNINELASAAGLSCNIDPTLCNALASQKVENADDEYKIACLLMVFLAVAIPVLARDEKSLFQAELVAHGNNCHCLARAVNHVAASLFTVHRGNVEERLKEFLALASSSLLKLGQETDKASTRNRESIYLLLERIVGFSPFLTMDLLESCFPYVLLRNSYHGVRRSQPNTASSNLSQAESAGAGSVTA; translated from the exons ATGCGTTCCGCAAGCCGTAGCATGATGGCGCGTGTCGTACCTGGTCAACAAAAGTTAGCAGAAAAACTTATAATTCTTAATAACCGCGCAATTGGAATGCTGACAAGGATATACAACATAAAAAAG GCATGTAGTGACGCTCGTTCAAAGCCATCGTTTTTGACTGAAAAAGCACTGGAATCTGGAATTAAATTTATCGTTCGAAAGTTTCCACAAGTGGATATCAGAAATAATCAG AACCAACTGGCTGGAGTcaataatgcaaaaaatgaaatacttaAAGGATTATCAATTTATTATCATACATTTGTGGACGTCATGGAATTTCGC GATCATTTCATGGAGTTTATTGCTACAGTGGATAGCCTTTCCATCTTTCTCGACATT ACAGTGAATTATGATTTGACATCAAATTTCTTGGAATTGGTGGTACGATATGTTTCACTAATGATTCTTGTTTCAAGAATTGATGATCGAAAGGCAATTATAGGATTGTATGATCATGCTCATGACATGATACATGGGAAAAT gGAGAAAGATTTTGCTCGGATGGGCCAAATGATATTAGATTATGAACATCCACTGAAAAAGCTGGTAGATGATTTTGCCGCACACTCCAGG TCATTGCAGTCTGCAGTATCATCACTTTTGCATGTTTATCCACAACGGAACATGGGAGCAGAGGAATGGAGATCTAACTCTTTGTTTAACATTGTTGCTACTCCTGCTCAAATGCTGAATCCTGCACAAACAGACAAG ATGCAGTGTGAATATGTGAATATGGAATCACTTGAAAGATGGATATATTTTGGTTATTTGTTTTGTCACTCGTCTTTTGTTTCCAGTCAGGAAGTAACTACAG GTTTATGGAGACCAGTGTTGCAAGCTAACTTCTGCTTAACGGTTTTTCGAGATGAGGTCATAATGATTCACCGGAGCGCTGAGGAGATATTTTCCAGTATTAAAGG ttacaacaaaaaagtttCTGAAATAAAGGAATGTCGTGACATTTCTGCTCAGCAGGCTGGCCGTGCACAcagagaaaaaagaaaatacctGCGACTGTCTTTGAAGGAATTTGTTGCCATTTTAGCT GATCAGCCAGGTTTGTTGGGGCCTAAGACCTTATTTGTATTCATGGCTCTTTGCTATTCACGTGATGAAGTTATGTGGTTAAGCAGACATGctaccaacttcataaagaaAGTGAATCCTGAAGATTTCGTTGACAG GCACTTGGGTGAGTTGCTTTTCTACATGGAAGAGCTAAGACAATTAATACGTCGATATGATGAGGTTGTTCAGAGATATTACGTGCAATTCATGTATGGATATGACTCGGTTGTTCTCAATGAAGCTGTGCAAAACTTATCT GTCTGCCCAGAAGATGAATCAATTATAATGACCTCTGTAGTGAACACCATGACATCGCTAAGCATTAAACAAGTAGAACAGAAAGAGTTATTTGACTTCCGTGCAATGCGGTTGGATTGGTTTCGTCTGCAG GCATATACCAGTGTTAGCAAGGCTGCTTTAAACATACGTGACAACATTCAACTTGCTCGCTTGATGAACAGTATAGCATTTCACTGTCGTGTTGTGGATGAGTTGGACGAAATGATACTAGAGACATCAGACCTCTCTATTTTATG tttttatcCAACCTTTTTCTCAACTGCATTTAAACGCTGTATTGAATTGCCAGCACAGTCTCGCTTTTCTATTTCTTTTCCTTTGGCTTGTGGTCACTTCATAACAGCGGTTGGTGATTTTTGTCCTGAAGAAAGAGCTCACATCCGTGATCGAGCTCTCAATTATGTTAATCAGTTTCTAGAAGAAATGGCCAAAGAAGCGAGAAATCTTGTATTTAATATTGCAACTGAACAAAGTCATCTAGCTGATGAG ttaCTTCCAAAGAATGCTGGGGCAAATATTAAACAGGGTCAAGCAAAAAAAGGGAAAGCTAAGAAGGGCGCTAAAACAAATCTGCAAGAATCAAAAAAACCTGGTGAAGAGAGCAAGCGCAAAGATCGACTTTTTGTCACAAG AATGGACAAATACCATCTGGCATTAGCTGAAATTTGTGGCGCAATCAATTATCGaccaagttttgttgtttgggAGCACACTTTCTCTCCAAAAGAATACCTCACAGCACATTTGGAAAATCGATTTGCTCG AACCCTCGTATCGATGACttttaacaaagaaacaaatgaAATTGCCAAACCCAGTGAACTATTAAGTAAACTGAAAGCCCATATGTCTGTTCTTCAGACTATAGAAAACTATGTCCACTTGG ATGTTACAAGGATATTCAACAGCGTTCTGTTGCAACAAAGTCAAATGATGGACAGTCATGGTGAAACCACCATTACCACACTGTACACACAATG GTACTTGGAAGTTATGCTGCGCCAAGTGAGTGCTGGTAGTATTGTGTTTTCGGAAATGAGACGGCATTTTGTGAAACTCTCAAATAGCCATGATTCATCAGCAAGTAATCAGCCACAAGTAAATCCCGAAGAATATTCTAATCTTCAAG agcTTAGAGCCCTTGCACAAATCATTGGACCTTATGGAAtgaagtttttaaatgaaagctTAATTTGGCACATTGCTAGTCAGATAACAGAATTGAAG AAATTGGTGACTCAAAACATGGAAACATTGGTTGCTCTGCGTACTAACTTTGACAAACCTGATCAAATGTCATTACTGTATCGACGGCTTGAGG GAGTTGAAAATGTTCTGCTACGTATGACAATCATAGGAGTTATACTATCATTCAGGGATGTTGCGCAAGAAGCTCTCAATAAT GTTCTTCAGCACAGAATTCCTTTCCTTTTGGCATCTGTAGATGACTTCAAGGACCACATTCTTAGTGATACTGATATAAAG GTAACCCTGAATATAAATGAGCTGGCATCTGCAGCAGGCTTGTCCTGTAACATTGATCCTACTCTGTGTAATGCTTTGGCATCTCAAAAG GTAGAAAATGCAGACGACGAATACAAGATAGCTTGCCTGCTGATGGTATTTCTTGCAGTTGCAATTCCTGTTCTAGCCCGTGATGAAAAATCTCTGTTTCAAGCGGAGTTGGTTGCTCATGGAAACAACTGTCACTGTCTTGCTCGTGCAGTAAATCATGTAGCAGCGTCTCTATTTACAGTGCACAGGGGCAATGTGGAAGAACGATTGAAAGAATTCCTTGCg TTGGCCTCGTCCAGCTTACTGAAGCTTGGACAAGAGACAGACAAAGCCAGCACTCGCAATCGGGAGTCGATTTACCTTCTGCTTGAACGTATTGTTGGCTTTTCGCCATTTCTCACTATGGATTTATTGGAGTCCTGCTTCCCCTATGTTCTACTTCGAAACTCTTATCATGGTGTCAGGCGCTCACAACCGAATACTGCAAGTAGCAACTTGTCTCAAGCTGAGTCTGCTGGTGCAGGAAGTGTCACTGCCTAG
- the LOC143452739 gene encoding nck-associated protein 1-like isoform X2, with amino-acid sequence MRSASRSMMARVVPGQQKLAEKLIILNNRAIGMLTRIYNIKKACSDARSKPSFLTEKALESGIKFIVRKFPQVDIRNNQNQLAGVNNAKNEILKGLSIYYHTFVDVMEFRDHFMEFIATVDSLSIFLDITVNYDLTSNFLELVVRYVSLMILVSRIDDRKAIIGLYDHAHDMIHGKMEKDFARMGQMILDYEHPLKKLVDDFAAHSRSLQSAVSSLLHVYPQRNMGAEEWRSNSLFNIVATPAQMLNPAQTDKMQCEYVNMESLERWIYFGYLFCHSSFVSSQEVTTGLWRPVLQANFCLTVFRDEVIMIHRSAEEIFSSIKGYNKKVSEIKECRDISAQQAGRAHREKRKYLRLSLKEFVAILADQPGLLGPKTLFVFMALCYSRDEVMWLSRHATNFIKKVNPEDFVDRHLGELLFYMEELRQLIRRYDEVVQRYYVQFMYGYDSVVLNEAVQNLSVCPEDESIIMTSVVNTMTSLSIKQVEQKELFDFRAMRLDWFRLQAYTSVSKAALNIRDNIQLARLMNSIAFHCRVVDELDEMILETSDLSILCFYPTFFSTAFKRCIELPAQSRFSISFPLACGHFITAVGDFCPEERAHIRDRALNYVNQFLEEMAKEARNLVFNIATEQSHLADELLPKNAGANIKQGQAKKGKAKKGAKTNLQESKKPGEESKRKDRLFVTRMDKYHLALAEICGAINYRPSFVVWEHTFSPKEYLTAHLENRFARTLVSMTFNKETNEIAKPSELLSKLKAHMSVLQTIENYVHLDVTRIFNSVLLQQSQMMDSHGETTITTLYTQWYLEVMLRQVSAGSIVFSEMRRHFVKLSNSHDSSASNQPQVNPEEYSNLQELRALAQIIGPYGMKFLNESLIWHIASQITELKRLVIQNIKTLAKLRTSVHKQDAMIELSGNLEGVENVLLRMTIIGVILSFRDVAQEALNNVLQHRIPFLLASVDDFKDHILSDTDIKVTLNINELASAAGLSCNIDPTLCNALASQKVENADDEYKIACLLMVFLAVAIPVLARDEKSLFQAELVAHGNNCHCLARAVNHVAASLFTVHRGNVEERLKEFLALASSSLLKLGQETDKASTRNRESIYLLLERIVGFSPFLTMDLLESCFPYVLLRNSYHGVRRSQPNTASSNLSQAESAGAGSVTA; translated from the exons ATGCGTTCCGCAAGCCGTAGCATGATGGCGCGTGTCGTACCTGGTCAACAAAAGTTAGCAGAAAAACTTATAATTCTTAATAACCGCGCAATTGGAATGCTGACAAGGATATACAACATAAAAAAG GCATGTAGTGACGCTCGTTCAAAGCCATCGTTTTTGACTGAAAAAGCACTGGAATCTGGAATTAAATTTATCGTTCGAAAGTTTCCACAAGTGGATATCAGAAATAATCAG AACCAACTGGCTGGAGTcaataatgcaaaaaatgaaatacttaAAGGATTATCAATTTATTATCATACATTTGTGGACGTCATGGAATTTCGC GATCATTTCATGGAGTTTATTGCTACAGTGGATAGCCTTTCCATCTTTCTCGACATT ACAGTGAATTATGATTTGACATCAAATTTCTTGGAATTGGTGGTACGATATGTTTCACTAATGATTCTTGTTTCAAGAATTGATGATCGAAAGGCAATTATAGGATTGTATGATCATGCTCATGACATGATACATGGGAAAAT gGAGAAAGATTTTGCTCGGATGGGCCAAATGATATTAGATTATGAACATCCACTGAAAAAGCTGGTAGATGATTTTGCCGCACACTCCAGG TCATTGCAGTCTGCAGTATCATCACTTTTGCATGTTTATCCACAACGGAACATGGGAGCAGAGGAATGGAGATCTAACTCTTTGTTTAACATTGTTGCTACTCCTGCTCAAATGCTGAATCCTGCACAAACAGACAAG ATGCAGTGTGAATATGTGAATATGGAATCACTTGAAAGATGGATATATTTTGGTTATTTGTTTTGTCACTCGTCTTTTGTTTCCAGTCAGGAAGTAACTACAG GTTTATGGAGACCAGTGTTGCAAGCTAACTTCTGCTTAACGGTTTTTCGAGATGAGGTCATAATGATTCACCGGAGCGCTGAGGAGATATTTTCCAGTATTAAAGG ttacaacaaaaaagtttCTGAAATAAAGGAATGTCGTGACATTTCTGCTCAGCAGGCTGGCCGTGCACAcagagaaaaaagaaaatacctGCGACTGTCTTTGAAGGAATTTGTTGCCATTTTAGCT GATCAGCCAGGTTTGTTGGGGCCTAAGACCTTATTTGTATTCATGGCTCTTTGCTATTCACGTGATGAAGTTATGTGGTTAAGCAGACATGctaccaacttcataaagaaAGTGAATCCTGAAGATTTCGTTGACAG GCACTTGGGTGAGTTGCTTTTCTACATGGAAGAGCTAAGACAATTAATACGTCGATATGATGAGGTTGTTCAGAGATATTACGTGCAATTCATGTATGGATATGACTCGGTTGTTCTCAATGAAGCTGTGCAAAACTTATCT GTCTGCCCAGAAGATGAATCAATTATAATGACCTCTGTAGTGAACACCATGACATCGCTAAGCATTAAACAAGTAGAACAGAAAGAGTTATTTGACTTCCGTGCAATGCGGTTGGATTGGTTTCGTCTGCAG GCATATACCAGTGTTAGCAAGGCTGCTTTAAACATACGTGACAACATTCAACTTGCTCGCTTGATGAACAGTATAGCATTTCACTGTCGTGTTGTGGATGAGTTGGACGAAATGATACTAGAGACATCAGACCTCTCTATTTTATG tttttatcCAACCTTTTTCTCAACTGCATTTAAACGCTGTATTGAATTGCCAGCACAGTCTCGCTTTTCTATTTCTTTTCCTTTGGCTTGTGGTCACTTCATAACAGCGGTTGGTGATTTTTGTCCTGAAGAAAGAGCTCACATCCGTGATCGAGCTCTCAATTATGTTAATCAGTTTCTAGAAGAAATGGCCAAAGAAGCGAGAAATCTTGTATTTAATATTGCAACTGAACAAAGTCATCTAGCTGATGAG ttaCTTCCAAAGAATGCTGGGGCAAATATTAAACAGGGTCAAGCAAAAAAAGGGAAAGCTAAGAAGGGCGCTAAAACAAATCTGCAAGAATCAAAAAAACCTGGTGAAGAGAGCAAGCGCAAAGATCGACTTTTTGTCACAAG AATGGACAAATACCATCTGGCATTAGCTGAAATTTGTGGCGCAATCAATTATCGaccaagttttgttgtttgggAGCACACTTTCTCTCCAAAAGAATACCTCACAGCACATTTGGAAAATCGATTTGCTCG AACCCTCGTATCGATGACttttaacaaagaaacaaatgaAATTGCCAAACCCAGTGAACTATTAAGTAAACTGAAAGCCCATATGTCTGTTCTTCAGACTATAGAAAACTATGTCCACTTGG ATGTTACAAGGATATTCAACAGCGTTCTGTTGCAACAAAGTCAAATGATGGACAGTCATGGTGAAACCACCATTACCACACTGTACACACAATG GTACTTGGAAGTTATGCTGCGCCAAGTGAGTGCTGGTAGTATTGTGTTTTCGGAAATGAGACGGCATTTTGTGAAACTCTCAAATAGCCATGATTCATCAGCAAGTAATCAGCCACAAGTAAATCCCGAAGAATATTCTAATCTTCAAG agcTTAGAGCCCTTGCACAAATCATTGGACCTTATGGAAtgaagtttttaaatgaaagctTAATTTGGCACATTGCTAGTCAGATAACAGAATTGAAG CGCCTGGTGATACAGAACATAAAGACACTTGCAAAACTTCGCACAAGTGTTCATAAGCAAGATGCCATGATTGAACTGTCCGGCAATTTGGAGG GAGTTGAAAATGTTCTGCTACGTATGACAATCATAGGAGTTATACTATCATTCAGGGATGTTGCGCAAGAAGCTCTCAATAAT GTTCTTCAGCACAGAATTCCTTTCCTTTTGGCATCTGTAGATGACTTCAAGGACCACATTCTTAGTGATACTGATATAAAG GTAACCCTGAATATAAATGAGCTGGCATCTGCAGCAGGCTTGTCCTGTAACATTGATCCTACTCTGTGTAATGCTTTGGCATCTCAAAAG GTAGAAAATGCAGACGACGAATACAAGATAGCTTGCCTGCTGATGGTATTTCTTGCAGTTGCAATTCCTGTTCTAGCCCGTGATGAAAAATCTCTGTTTCAAGCGGAGTTGGTTGCTCATGGAAACAACTGTCACTGTCTTGCTCGTGCAGTAAATCATGTAGCAGCGTCTCTATTTACAGTGCACAGGGGCAATGTGGAAGAACGATTGAAAGAATTCCTTGCg TTGGCCTCGTCCAGCTTACTGAAGCTTGGACAAGAGACAGACAAAGCCAGCACTCGCAATCGGGAGTCGATTTACCTTCTGCTTGAACGTATTGTTGGCTTTTCGCCATTTCTCACTATGGATTTATTGGAGTCCTGCTTCCCCTATGTTCTACTTCGAAACTCTTATCATGGTGTCAGGCGCTCACAACCGAATACTGCAAGTAGCAACTTGTCTCAAGCTGAGTCTGCTGGTGCAGGAAGTGTCACTGCCTAG